Proteins encoded by one window of Salicibibacter halophilus:
- a CDS encoding phosphotransferase family protein, which yields MPIEKAEKSINWKEIENYIHNNIEALPDERMEVKKFTEGYSNLTYMIKIGDWEAVLRRPPFGYTPPKAHDMEREFKVLEKVHPVFPLAPKPYMYCEDSKIMDKHFYIMEKRTGVVIDDELPQAYEQNEKTGKQISEAVIRALVDLQKIDVNQAGLNYLGKPEGYLNRQVHGWIKRLKESKTNDINFSGDIEKWLINNIPKNNEISIVHNDFKLNNILNYS from the coding sequence GTGCCAATAGAAAAAGCAGAAAAAAGCATTAATTGGAAAGAGATAGAAAATTATATACATAATAATATAGAAGCATTGCCGGATGAAAGAATGGAAGTTAAGAAGTTTACGGAAGGCTATTCAAATTTAACTTATATGATTAAGATAGGTGACTGGGAGGCTGTTTTACGGAGACCTCCATTTGGCTACACGCCTCCTAAAGCCCATGATATGGAACGAGAGTTTAAGGTATTGGAAAAAGTACACCCTGTCTTTCCTCTCGCACCAAAACCTTATATGTACTGTGAAGATTCAAAGATCATGGATAAACATTTTTATATTATGGAAAAACGAACTGGTGTCGTGATAGACGATGAGCTGCCACAGGCATATGAGCAAAACGAAAAAACAGGCAAACAGATATCAGAAGCGGTCATAAGAGCGCTTGTAGATCTACAAAAAATTGATGTAAACCAAGCAGGTCTAAATTATTTAGGAAAACCGGAAGGGTATTTAAATAGACAAGTTCATGGCTGGATAAAACGACTGAAAGAATCAAAAACGAATGATATCAATTTTTCAGGTGATATAGAGAAGTGGCTAATCAATAATATACCTAAAAATAATGAAATATCCATTGTTCATAATGATTTTAAATTAAACAATATCCTGAACTATTCATAG